The proteins below are encoded in one region of Bombus vancouverensis nearcticus chromosome 8, iyBomVanc1_principal, whole genome shotgun sequence:
- the Melt gene encoding melittin: MKAMRFLLCVAVIFMIAFISASNANPEPNPSPEADPEAINLKKILGKLGVVLSHLA, from the exons ATGAAAGCCATGAGATTCTTACTTTGCGTTGCAGTCATTTTTATGATTGCCTTTATTTCTGCCAGCAATGCTAACCCAGAACCTAATCCTTCGCCAGAGGCG GATCCGGAAGCAATTAACCTAAAGAAAATCTTAGGAAAACTTGGAGTAGTGTTGTCTCACTTGGCATAA
- the LOC117157489 gene encoding uncharacterized protein LOC117157489 isoform X2, with protein MRVHEFLIILFTIGLVASQSGERTLKCFKCDGDSCKEQKVSTETCKINPPDTNTTPTEPSTEPSTEPSAEPSTEPSTEPSTEPSTEPSTEPSTEPSTKPSTESSTEPSAEPSTEPSAEPSTEPSTQSSTQSSIKSSTKPSTEPSTEPSTQSSTQSSIKSSTKPSTTPSTTPSTKPSTNTITSTTTTTPRVNTAVENQSTATASVAANSTTNASAKKLDMNTDRKRRSVIGRFPRIQSVNDNVTYHCYLKIENGTESRGCTTEDNFCKNNSSICKLCETDECNSATSTVVFTSMIFSLAVILLFVR; from the exons ATGAGAGTGCacgaatttttaataatcttgTTCACGATCGGACTCGTTGCCTCGCAATCGG GGGAACGAACGCTCAAGTGCTTCAAATGCGACGGCGATTCATGTAAAGAACAGAAAGTTTCCACGGAAACGTGCAAGATAAATCCTCCAGACACGAATACAACCCCGACTGAACCATCGACTGAACCATCGACTGAACCATCGGCTGAACCATCGACTGAACCATCGACTGAACCATCGACTGAACCGTCGACTGAACCGTCGACTGAACCGTCGACTGAACCGTCGACTAAACCGTCGACTGAATCATCGACTGAACCATCGGCTGAACCATCGACTGAACCATCGGCTGAACCATCGACTGAACCATCGACTCAATCATCGACTCAATCATCGATTAAATCATCGACTAAACCATCGACTGAACCATCGACTGAACCATCGACTCAATCATCGACTCAATCATCGATTAAATCATCGACTAAACCATCGACTAC ACCATCGACTACACCATCGACTAAACCATCAACGAACACGATTACATCAACGACCACGACTACACCAAGAGTAAATACTGCAGTCGAGAATCAATCAACGGCCACGGCTTCAGTCGCGGCTAACTCAACGACCAACGCTTCAGCCAAAAAAC ttgACATGAATACTGATAGAAAGCGTAGAAGCGTAATCGGTCGGTTCCCACGAATACAGTCCGTTAATGACAACGTTACATATCactgttatttaaaaattg AGAATGGCACGGAATCTAGGGGTTGTACCACGGAAGATAATTTCTGCAAAAATAACAGTTCTATATGTAAACTCTGCGAAACGGACGAATGCAATTCGGCAACGTCAACTGTTGTATTTACATCTATGATTTTCTCTTTGGCAGTAATCCTATTATTTGTAAGATAA
- the LOC117157489 gene encoding uncharacterized protein LOC117157489 isoform X1, whose product MRVHEFLIILFTIGLVASQSGERTLKCFKCDGDSCKEQKVSTETCKINPPDTNTTPTEPSTEPSTEPSAEPSTEPSTEPSTEPSTEPSTEPSTEPSTKPSTESSTEPSAEPSTEPSAEPSTEPSTQSSTQSSIKSSTKPSTEPSTEPSTQSSTQSSIKSSTKPSTTPSTKPSTQSSTQSSIKSSTKPSTTPSTKPSTNTITSTTTTTPRVNTAVENQSTATASVAANSTTNASAKKLDMNTDRKRRSVIGRFPRIQSVNDNVTYHCYLKIENGTESRGCTTEDNFCKNNSSICKLCETDECNSATSTVVFTSMIFSLAVILLFVR is encoded by the exons ATGAGAGTGCacgaatttttaataatcttgTTCACGATCGGACTCGTTGCCTCGCAATCGG GGGAACGAACGCTCAAGTGCTTCAAATGCGACGGCGATTCATGTAAAGAACAGAAAGTTTCCACGGAAACGTGCAAGATAAATCCTCCAGACACGAATACAACCCCGACTGAACCATCGACTGAACCATCGACTGAACCATCGGCTGAACCATCGACTGAACCATCGACTGAACCATCGACTGAACCGTCGACTGAACCGTCGACTGAACCGTCGACTGAACCGTCGACTAAACCGTCGACTGAATCATCGACTGAACCATCGGCTGAACCATCGACTGAACCATCGGCTGAACCATCGACTGAACCATCGACTCAATCATCGACTCAATCATCGATTAAATCATCGACTAAACCATCGACTGAACCATCGACTGAACCATCGACTCAATCATCGACTCAATCATCGATTAAATCATCGACTAAACCATCGACTACACCATCGACTAAACCATCGACTCAATCATCGACTCAATCATCGATTAAATCATCGACTAAACCATCGACTACACCATCGACTAAACCATCAACGAACACGATTACATCAACGACCACGACTACACCAAGAGTAAATACTGCAGTCGAGAATCAATCAACGGCCACGGCTTCAGTCGCGGCTAACTCAACGACCAACGCTTCAGCCAAAAAAC ttgACATGAATACTGATAGAAAGCGTAGAAGCGTAATCGGTCGGTTCCCACGAATACAGTCCGTTAATGACAACGTTACATATCactgttatttaaaaattg AGAATGGCACGGAATCTAGGGGTTGTACCACGGAAGATAATTTCTGCAAAAATAACAGTTCTATATGTAAACTCTGCGAAACGGACGAATGCAATTCGGCAACGTCAACTGTTGTATTTACATCTATGATTTTCTCTTTGGCAGTAATCCTATTATTTGTAAGATAA
- the MESR3 gene encoding misexpression suppressor of ras 3 isoform X2, with translation MPRYGRRSQLCNNYDTCCSLMEKMNAPPPVYASSCPTLQSNLSLHSSSYYSEYSGAARRRLSSTGEADTSATSSYEGSDSSENSDESRLEPVSQMEREQLETFFRGLKSQVFVCESLANLYLGSASQTERWELRFTGIPVVVLDLGETRSRSKRRIQILLAERGTCFTLWRETIDNLSSYKVSGPAFHTMCLSSDHTRLAGLSFDNPKAANDLWQHIERLVSCPENISLSIPGKKKKKPVQKKVVLPAKSNISQPCQFQHVTSVDAADRSRYFSLQTMVPPLNELENSLEANF, from the exons ATGCCTCGTTACGGCCGTCGTTCGCAGCTCTGTAATAATTACGATACTTGTTGCTCACTCATG GAAAAGATGAATGCCCCGCCGCCGGTATACGCATCTTCCTGCCCTACGTTACAGTCGAACCTGTCGCTGCACAGTTCTTCCTACTACAGTGAATACAGTGGAGCTGCGAGGAGGCGATTATCGTCGACGGGAGAGGCAGACACCTCAGCCACGTCTAGCTATGAAGGTAGCGATAGTTCTGAAAACAGCGACGAATCGCGTTTGGAGCCAGTGAGCCAGATGGAACGGGAACAACTCGAAACGTTTTTCAGGGGTTTGAAGTCTCAG GTGTTCGTTTGCGAGTCGTTGGCCAACTTGTATCTGGGAAGCGCATCGCAAACCGAAAGATGGGAGCTTCGGTTTACCGGCATACCCGTGGTAGTTTTGGATCTTGGAGAAACCCGATCGAGATCCAAGAGGCGGATTCAAATTCTGTTGGCAGAACGTGGCACTTGTTTTACTCTTTGGAGGGAGACCATCGACAATTTGTCGTCGTACAAG GTATCGGGCCCGGCTTTTCATACGATGTGTCTTTCGTCCGATCACACGCGCCTCGCGGGACTCAGCTTCGATAATCCGAAAGCCGCGAACGACCTTTGGCAACACATAGAAAGACTCGTTTCTTGTCCAGAGAACATTAGTCTCTCGATACcagggaagaaaaagaagaagcccGTGCAGAAGAAAGTGGTTTTACCGGCCAAGAGTAATATCAGCCAACCCTGTCAATTTCAGCACGTGACGAGCGTCGACGCTGCCGATCGATCCCGATATTTTTCCCTTCAAACCATGGTGCCGCCTTTGAACGAGCTAGAAAATTCTTTGGAAGCAAATTTTTGA
- the MESR3 gene encoding misexpression suppressor of ras 3 isoform X1 gives MNKRECPRCLNAALGKRNSRNKGTTKEKMNAPPPVYASSCPTLQSNLSLHSSSYYSEYSGAARRRLSSTGEADTSATSSYEGSDSSENSDESRLEPVSQMEREQLETFFRGLKSQVFVCESLANLYLGSASQTERWELRFTGIPVVVLDLGETRSRSKRRIQILLAERGTCFTLWRETIDNLSSYKVSGPAFHTMCLSSDHTRLAGLSFDNPKAANDLWQHIERLVSCPENISLSIPGKKKKKPVQKKVVLPAKSNISQPCQFQHVTSVDAADRSRYFSLQTMVPPLNELENSLEANF, from the exons ATGAATAAACGCGAATGTCCACGATGTTTGAACGCAGCCTTGGGTAAGCGTAATTCGCGAAACAAGGGCACAACGAAG GAAAAGATGAATGCCCCGCCGCCGGTATACGCATCTTCCTGCCCTACGTTACAGTCGAACCTGTCGCTGCACAGTTCTTCCTACTACAGTGAATACAGTGGAGCTGCGAGGAGGCGATTATCGTCGACGGGAGAGGCAGACACCTCAGCCACGTCTAGCTATGAAGGTAGCGATAGTTCTGAAAACAGCGACGAATCGCGTTTGGAGCCAGTGAGCCAGATGGAACGGGAACAACTCGAAACGTTTTTCAGGGGTTTGAAGTCTCAG GTGTTCGTTTGCGAGTCGTTGGCCAACTTGTATCTGGGAAGCGCATCGCAAACCGAAAGATGGGAGCTTCGGTTTACCGGCATACCCGTGGTAGTTTTGGATCTTGGAGAAACCCGATCGAGATCCAAGAGGCGGATTCAAATTCTGTTGGCAGAACGTGGCACTTGTTTTACTCTTTGGAGGGAGACCATCGACAATTTGTCGTCGTACAAG GTATCGGGCCCGGCTTTTCATACGATGTGTCTTTCGTCCGATCACACGCGCCTCGCGGGACTCAGCTTCGATAATCCGAAAGCCGCGAACGACCTTTGGCAACACATAGAAAGACTCGTTTCTTGTCCAGAGAACATTAGTCTCTCGATACcagggaagaaaaagaagaagcccGTGCAGAAGAAAGTGGTTTTACCGGCCAAGAGTAATATCAGCCAACCCTGTCAATTTCAGCACGTGACGAGCGTCGACGCTGCCGATCGATCCCGATATTTTTCCCTTCAAACCATGGTGCCGCCTTTGAACGAGCTAGAAAATTCTTTGGAAGCAAATTTTTGA
- the MESR3 gene encoding misexpression suppressor of ras 3 isoform X3, with product MNAPPPVYASSCPTLQSNLSLHSSSYYSEYSGAARRRLSSTGEADTSATSSYEGSDSSENSDESRLEPVSQMEREQLETFFRGLKSQVFVCESLANLYLGSASQTERWELRFTGIPVVVLDLGETRSRSKRRIQILLAERGTCFTLWRETIDNLSSYKVSGPAFHTMCLSSDHTRLAGLSFDNPKAANDLWQHIERLVSCPENISLSIPGKKKKKPVQKKVVLPAKSNISQPCQFQHVTSVDAADRSRYFSLQTMVPPLNELENSLEANF from the exons ATGAATGCCCCGCCGCCGGTATACGCATCTTCCTGCCCTACGTTACAGTCGAACCTGTCGCTGCACAGTTCTTCCTACTACAGTGAATACAGTGGAGCTGCGAGGAGGCGATTATCGTCGACGGGAGAGGCAGACACCTCAGCCACGTCTAGCTATGAAGGTAGCGATAGTTCTGAAAACAGCGACGAATCGCGTTTGGAGCCAGTGAGCCAGATGGAACGGGAACAACTCGAAACGTTTTTCAGGGGTTTGAAGTCTCAG GTGTTCGTTTGCGAGTCGTTGGCCAACTTGTATCTGGGAAGCGCATCGCAAACCGAAAGATGGGAGCTTCGGTTTACCGGCATACCCGTGGTAGTTTTGGATCTTGGAGAAACCCGATCGAGATCCAAGAGGCGGATTCAAATTCTGTTGGCAGAACGTGGCACTTGTTTTACTCTTTGGAGGGAGACCATCGACAATTTGTCGTCGTACAAG GTATCGGGCCCGGCTTTTCATACGATGTGTCTTTCGTCCGATCACACGCGCCTCGCGGGACTCAGCTTCGATAATCCGAAAGCCGCGAACGACCTTTGGCAACACATAGAAAGACTCGTTTCTTGTCCAGAGAACATTAGTCTCTCGATACcagggaagaaaaagaagaagcccGTGCAGAAGAAAGTGGTTTTACCGGCCAAGAGTAATATCAGCCAACCCTGTCAATTTCAGCACGTGACGAGCGTCGACGCTGCCGATCGATCCCGATATTTTTCCCTTCAAACCATGGTGCCGCCTTTGAACGAGCTAGAAAATTCTTTGGAAGCAAATTTTTGA